The genomic segment GAACGAGCCACAACACCAGCCCGAGTCCCATCGACGCGATCGCGGGGGCGGCCGAGCGAGGTTTGCCGTAGATTCCCATCACCAGGGGAACGAACATTCCCGCCAGCGGAAGCTCGTAGGCGTCTTCGAGAAGCGCATAGGCACGCTGTCCGGCGAGGGCGAAGCCGATGCTCGCCAGGGTGACGAGAACGACGGCGAGACGGTTGAGCGTGAGAGAAGACAATCGCCCACGGTTCCAGTAATGGAAGACGTTCTGGGAGAGCACACTCGCGGGAGAGAGGATGGCGCTATCGATGGTGGAGAGTACCGCGGAGGCGAGCATGACGGTAAAAACGATCGCCGGGCCGGGACTCAGGAATCCGTGCGCGAGAGCCGGAAGCACCGCACGCTCCAGGTCTTCGGGGAAGAGCAGCCGCCCTACGAGTCCGAGTGTCACCGGGATGAGGCCGAACGTGATGTAGAGCGCGCCCGCGAGCACGCAGGCGCTCGAAGCGATTCTGCCCGAGCGCGATGCGAAGACGCGTTGCATGAGATCCTGTCCGGGAAGGTTGCCGAGAGCGCCTACGGCGAAGACGGCGAGCCATTCGAGCACGAGTTGAGCCGAGCCAATCGGGATTGGCATCCGCATCTCCGGTGGTGTCTCCGTCCAGAGGCGTTCCAGGCCGGCGAGAATACTCCCATCACCGAGGGCGGCAAAGCTCGACGCTCCCAGGAGTACGAGTCCGACGAGCACCAGCGTGATCTGAACCGCGTCCGTCAAGGTCACTGACCACATCCCCCCCATGAGGGTATAGCCGACGGCGACGGCGGCTACGATCAGGATTCCCACGGTCATGTCGGTCCCGAAGAAGAGGTTCAGCATTCCCGCGAGCGCGACGAACTGCGCCGCGATCCATCCGAAGTAGCTTGGCACCATCACCGCGGCCGACAGGAGCTCGGCCCGTCGGTCGAACCGCTCGCGAAAGAAATCGCTCACGGTAAGGAGCTTCATTTCCCAAAGGGGCTTGGCGAAGAACAGTCCAGCGAGGATGAGACAGAAGCCCGCTCCCAGCGGCTCGAGGGCAGATCTTTGCAGCCCCTCGCGGCGAACCTCGTCGGTAGCAGCGAGAATAGTCCCCGCTCCGAACCACGTTCCGAGAAGAGTCGCCGTGGAGAGCGGAAGGCTGAGCCGCCTACCGGCGACGAGGAAGTCCTCGCTCGATTGAATACGTCCCTGGATCATGAAGCAGAGGACGTAGAGCGCGATTACGTAGAGAATGAGGGTTGCTCCGAGCAGCCAGCCCAAGCTCGGATCGACGGTCACAGGCGGTGTAGATCTCCCACGTGCTCGAGCATCGTGGGCTCTTCGGCGCCCTGGACGAGGGCGCCGGCGATCATCGCCATCAGGCTGGCGGCGAGAGCGACGACGATGGGCGCGAGCCCGAGCTCGATGAAGTCGAGCTCTACCACGATGTAAGTGACCGCGCCCACGACGATCGAGGCAATCCCTCCGGTGCGGTTCGCCCTCTTCCACCAGAGCCCAGCGATGGTGGGGACGAAGAGGCTGGCGCTGAGAAGCCCGATGCCGGCGGTATAGAACTGGCTGATGAGCTCCGGAGGAGAGAATGCCCAGTAGAGAGCCAGCCCTCCGATGATCCAGGCGGAGGCGACGCGGACGAGCGCGAGGCCCCTCTCGCTCACACGATCTTGAAAGAGCATTCCGAGGATGTCGTGAGAGATGGCCGAGCTGCACGCGAGCAGCAGCGCGTCGGTCGTCGACATGACCGCCGCGAGCACCGCGGCGACGCCGATCCCGCGGATGAAAGCGGGGAACTCCGACTCCATGACCTTCAAGAACACCTGATCGGGGTCGGCAAGTCCGGGGAAGTCGACCCTCCCGACGGGAACGATGGCGAGCGTCGCCGTCAGGATCATGACGCTGTAGGCCAGCATCGCCACGTTGAGCGAGAGTCGAGCGCCCCGGGCATCCTTGGCGGTGAAGACGCGCATCACGATATGAGGGATGACGGGAATGGCAGTAGCCCAGATGACGAAATAGCCAAGATAGCTCTCCACCGGCCTGTTGACCACTTGCCCGAGCTCGGGAGCGACCGATGTCGCTTGCGACATGAGCTCGAGCGGGGAACCGAAGCGAAGGACCATCACCAGCCCGGTCCCCACGACGACGACGAGCATCAGCAGACCCTGGACCACGTCGGTCCAGGTGATCGCGATCATCCCTCCGACGGAGACGTACAAGATGAAGACCACGGTGGCGAGCGTGAGAGCCACCTCGTAGCGGATGCCGAGAAGCGCCTCGGCGGTGATGCCCGCCGCTTTCATCTGCGCCACGATGTAAATCGTGAATGCGATGACGATGAGCACCGGCACCAGGTACTGTACGATGGCACTCGGATAACGGAACGCAAGAAAGTCGGTGATCGTGTACCGGCCGAAGTTCCGGAGCGGTCGTGCCACGAGCAGCGAGGCCAATGGAAAACCGATGACCGCGCCGGCGAAGAGCGCCAGCGTTGCGGGAATGCCCTGTCGGTAGGCGAGTCCCATGACTCCGATGATGGAGCCACCGCTCGCAAGACTTGCCATGATGGCCATGGCGTTCACCAACGTCCCGATGCGCCGACCCGCCACCCAATACTCGTCCCGGGACGCCAGAACTCGCCTCGAGGCGAAGATGCCGATGCCGATGCAAGCCCCCAGGTACAAGAGAACCAAAATGCGCTCGACGATCAACGCTTCTTTTGTCCTCGAACGAAGATGAAGAGCGTGGCTGCCGGTGAGACGATCATGAGGGCGGCCATGAGCCAGCCGAAAGCCGCCATGCCGAAGAGCTCTATTGTACGGAAAACCGGCAGAAAGGAAACGATGGAGAGCAGAACGAGACACATGAGCGCGACGAGCTCGAGCCGTTCCATGGGGAAGAAGGATTTCATTGCCGCAGAAGAAACGGAATCGTATCCCACGCGAAAGGGAAGAGCAACGCGAACGTTCCTTCTTTGCGCCTGCGCGTCCTTTTCGGCTTTGAGTTATTGACGACCGGTCAAATCCGGCAGGCTTGCAACGGGCCGACTTCCTGCTATATGAACGGATTGCGTGCTTTCCTCTCCGTTTTTTCAGAAGTATCTTCTTCCGGGCTTCGTTTTTCAGTCGATGGTCATTGCCGGTGGCTACGGCACCGGAAGAGAGCTCGTAGAGTTCTTCTTGAACTTCGGTCCCCTGGGCGGGCTTCTCGCGATGTGGCTGGTCTCGACCGTAGTCTGGAGCCTGGTTTGTGCCGTCACTTTCGAGCTCGCTCGCATGACCCAGACGTTCGAATATCGCGGTTTCGCGCGGATTCTGCTGGGCCGGCTGTGGGTCCTGTACGAAGTCTGCTATCTGGTGATGATGACGATCGTGTTGTCGGTGATCGCCGCCGCGGCGGGGAGCATCGTCCAGGAGCTGGCCTCGCTTCCGTACTTCGTCGGCGTCGCGCTCATGATGGTCGGTGTCGGGTTTCTCGTCCTGAAGGGGACTCCACTCGTCGAGAAGTTTTTGTCGATCTGGTCCCTGGTTCTCTACGCCGTCTACATCGTCTTTCTGATCGCCTGTTTCGTCACTTTCGGTGGGGACATCATGGCGGGGCTGGGCATGGGCGAGGTGAAGCCGGGATGGATCCGAGGGGGAGTCGAGTACGCGGCTTACAACGTCGGTACGCTTCCCGCGGTGCTCTTCACGATACGCCACCTAGAGCGTCGCAAGGAAGCTCTCGTGGCCGGTCTGCTGTCGGGGCCGATCGCCATCCTCCCGGGGTTCTTCTTCTTCCTCGCCATGACGGGGCGCTATCCCGAGATCCTTCCGGAAACGGTTCCATCGCTGTTCCTGTTGAACGTCGTGGGCTCGAGGCTGCTGCTCTTCGCCTTCCAAATCATGCTTCTGGGAACGCTCGTGGAGACGGGAACGGCGCTCATCCATGCTTTCAACGAGCGCGTCGCC from the Vicinamibacteria bacterium genome contains:
- a CDS encoding sodium:solute symporter family protein encodes the protein MTVDPSLGWLLGATLILYVIALYVLCFMIQGRIQSSEDFLVAGRRLSLPLSTATLLGTWFGAGTILAATDEVRREGLQRSALEPLGAGFCLILAGLFFAKPLWEMKLLTVSDFFRERFDRRAELLSAAVMVPSYFGWIAAQFVALAGMLNLFFGTDMTVGILIVAAVAVGYTLMGGMWSVTLTDAVQITLVLVGLVLLGASSFAALGDGSILAGLERLWTETPPEMRMPIPIGSAQLVLEWLAVFAVGALGNLPGQDLMQRVFASRSGRIASSACVLAGALYITFGLIPVTLGLVGRLLFPEDLERAVLPALAHGFLSPGPAIVFTVMLASAVLSTIDSAILSPASVLSQNVFHYWNRGRLSSLTLNRLAVVLVTLASIGFALAGQRAYALLEDAYELPLAGMFVPLVMGIYGKPRSAAPAIASMGLGLVLWLVHYFADWTYFLEPWTGELPLAPPASITITAFGFVVYIIVNAASKRAE